CTGAAGTGCAGTTTGTCTAATCTTCACAGTTCCAAATcacaagaggaaaaaaaaatatgtcGGCAGTCAACCGCACCCTCCGTGTGGCCGGCCGGTCTCTTCGCATCCAGCAGCGAAGCAGCTTGTCGACTTTGGCCTCGTTGAACAGCACCTCCGCACTTCGGCCAAGCTCCAcccctcgaggagctacatctGCATTTTCATCCTCTGTCCGCACCTCCTCCTTCTCAACCTCTACAGCTCGCCAATCCTCAGCACCAAACATGTCTTCCGCAGAAGCCCGAGAGTACGATCCCGAGATTTCGGACATTGCCAGCTATGTCCACGACACTCCCATCGACTCTGAATTAGCCGTGAGCCAGCCCCCATCCCACACTCACCCCTGTAAACAAACCGCAAAACCCCGCACCCCACAAAGGTCGGTGGTTTTTAGGTAGCACCAACGCCAGGATTCAATTCTTTCTGTTGAGATTACCCGAGCAATGACGAAAATCGTTCGTGTTGAATTGACCCGAGGCTAACCGACGGATAACCGCATCGTCAGTTTGACACGGCACGATGGGTTTTCCTCGACACCATCGGCTGCGGTCTTGAGGGTCTCCGCTTCAAGGAGTGCACCAAGCTGCTGGGCCCTATTGTTGAGGGCACTACGGTTCCCAATGGCGCCAAGATCCCCGGTACCCCCTACCAGCTGGACCCGGTCAACGGCGCCTTCAACATCGGTGCCATGATCCGCTGGCTGGATTACAACGACTGCTGGCTGGCTGCTGAATGGGGTCACCCTTCGGACAACCTGGGCGCCATCCTTGCCGTCGCCGACTGGGTCACCCGTACCAAcaaggctgccgccgccccggGCTCCAACATCAAGCCCATTGCCGGCGGCAAGCAGTTCACCGTCCGTGATGTCCTCGAGGCCATGATCAAGGCACACGAGATTCAGGGCTGCTTGGCTCTCCTGAACTCGTACAACAAGGTTGGCCTTGACCACGTCGTCCTTGTCAAGGTCGCCAGCACCGCAGTCGTCTCCAAGATGCTCGGACTCACGGCCAAGCAGACGGCCGATGCCGTTACCCAGGCCTGGGTTGACGGCCAAAGTCTGCGCACCTACAGGCACACCCCCAACACCATGTCGCGCAAGTCTTGGGCTGCTGGTGATGCTTGCCAGCGTGCCGTCAACTTGGCCCTCAAGGTCCTCAAGGGCGAGGCTGGTATCCCCACCGTTCTCTCGGCCCCTGTCTGGGGTTTCTACGACGTGCTCttcaagggcaagaagtTTGAGTTCCAGAGGCCCTATGGCAGCTACGTCATGGAGAACGTCCTGTTCAAGGTCTCCTACCCTGGTTTGTATTAGCCTCCACTCGAATCTGCGTCGCCCCTTGCTAATTTTGAGTCTCTGTCAATAGCCGAGTTCCACTCTCAAACCGCTGTTGAGGCGTCGCAAAAGATCCACGACCAGCTCAAGGCTATGGGCAAGTCCGCGGCTGACATCAAGGAGATCACCTGCCGCACGCACGAGGCCTGTGTCCGCATTATCGACAAGCAGTTCAAGCCCATGGACAACTTTGCCGACCGTGACCACTGCATCCAGTACATGTGCTCCGTCATGCTCGTCTTTGGCCGCCTGACGGCTGGTGACTACGTCGACGGCTCCGAGGCCGCTACCAGCCCGCTCGTCGAGTCCCTCCGCAAGAAGATTAGGTGTGTTGAGGACAAGCAGTTCACTGCTGACTACCACGACCCCAAGCTCCGCACCATCTCGAACGGCCTGACCGTTGAGCTCAACGACGGCACCTTCCTTGATGAGGTTGTCATCGAGGCGCCTCTGGGCCACCGCCTCCGTCGTGAGGAGGCCAAGCCCGAGATTCTGTCCAAGTTCAAGCGCCACCTGGAGGCTCACTACCCTGCCGCCAAGGTGCAGGAGCTCATCGACCTGGGCATGGATGCCAAGAAGCTTGAAGCCACATCAGTTGACGAGTATGTCGATATGTATGTTGTCAAGGACAGCAAGTTTGTCCAGTGATGGAACAAACCTAGGATGTTTCTTCCAATGACCAGATTATACTATACCATCTCATGTGACAATTTAGAGAGTTCGCAGGTTGATAGAGGCAAAAAGATTTCAGCGACATGTAACAGCCCCAGCCAAGTTCGAAGAGACGCATTCTATAGTGACCCGCCCAGAGTGTTCCGGTTAATGCCAGACTGTAAGGTACTTGTGTGAACAAAAGCACCATGTTTGGGTTTCAATATATTGTACGCGGAGGTGAGAATAGTGCTGCGATTGCGCTCATCTTGAGAGAAAAAGTAAACTTGAATTACAGAACCCAACGCCACAGAGAAAGGTGTTGATGCGATCTACTATCTTTGTCCCGCACCTGTGGGGGCCATCCCACTGAGAGAAAGGAAATTCACATAGTCGACACCAATATAGTCAAAACATGGCCAAAGAAAGAAATCTCATCCCATGAGAAAGAAACAACCCCAGATTGAATATACAGTTCGCCTAGAAGATAGAGTTGACAATGTTACCTCCGAACGTCGCACCTGCACCAAAGATTGCCGCGTTTCCGAACTTTCCTCCAATCTTCTTGCCCATCTCTCCCATCTTGCTGCCGCCTCCCTCAGCGGGCTGCTGGGCTTGTTG
Above is a genomic segment from Pyricularia oryzae 70-15 chromosome 7, whole genome shotgun sequence containing:
- a CDS encoding 2-methylcitrate dehydratase — encoded protein: MSAVNRTLRVAGRSLRIQQRSSLSTLASLNSTSALRPSSTPRGATSAFSSSVRTSSFSTSTARQSSAPNMSSAEAREYDPEISDIASYVHDTPIDSELAFDTARWVFLDTIGCGLEGLRFKECTKLLGPIVEGTTVPNGAKIPGTPYQLDPVNGAFNIGAMIRWLDYNDCWLAAEWGHPSDNLGAILAVADWVTRTNKAAAAPGSNIKPIAGGKQFTVRDVLEAMIKAHEIQGCLALLNSYNKVGLDHVVLVKVASTAVVSKMLGLTAKQTADAVTQAWVDGQSLRTYRHTPNTMSRKSWAAGDACQRAVNLALKVLKGEAGIPTVLSAPVWGFYDVLFKGKKFEFQRPYGSYVMENVLFKVSYPAEFHSQTAVEASQKIHDQLKAMGKSAADIKEITCRTHEACVRIIDKQFKPMDNFADRDHCIQYMCSVMLVFGRLTAGDYVDGSEAATSPLVESLRKKIRCVEDKQFTADYHDPKLRTISNGLTVELNDGTFLDEVVIEAPLGHRLRREEAKPEILSKFKRHLEAHYPAAKVQELIDLGMDAKKLEATSVDEYVDMYVVKDSKFVQ